A stretch of the Oxyura jamaicensis isolate SHBP4307 breed ruddy duck chromosome 4, BPBGC_Ojam_1.0, whole genome shotgun sequence genome encodes the following:
- the CHRDL1 gene encoding chordin-like protein 1, protein MRKKWRSEDFHFIFFGVVCLLFVDGGKLEQVKHSDTYCVFQDKKYRVGERWHPYLEPYGLVYCVNCLCSENGNVLCSRIRCPSLHCPSPVHVPQLCCPRCPEDSLFSVSSKITGKSCEYNGTTYHHGEMFVAEGLFQNRQANQCAQCSCSEGNVYCGLKTCPKLTCSFPVSVPESCCPVCRGDGELSWEHADGDIFRQPANREARHSYHRSHYDLSPSSARQVVNVPRFPSARSNRGVLTDPQQASGTIVQIVINNKHKHGRVCVSNGKTYSHGESWHPNLRAFGIVECVLCTCNITKQECKKIHCPEQYPCKYPQKVEGKCCKVCPEEVPSQSFDNKDYFCGKETFPVYESVLTEEGETIRKIAVETEKPPQIEIHVWTIRKGILRHFYIEKVSKREFEELPYFKQITRTTPSQWKIFSEGEAQISQMCESRVCRTELEDLVKVLYLEKSEKGHC, encoded by the exons atgagaaaaaagtGGAGATCGgaggattttcattttatcttttttggtGTGGTCTGTCTCCTTTTCGTAGATGGAGGTAAACTAGAACAAGTAAAAC ATTCAGATACATACTGTGTGTTTCAAGACAAGAAGTACCGTGTAGGAGAAAGATGGCATCCTTACCTAGAACCCTATGGACTTGTTTACTGCGTTAATTGTCTCTGCTCAGAG AATGGAAATGTACTGTGCAGCAGAATAAGATGCCCGAGCCTACACTGTCCTTCCCCTGTGCATGTaccacagctgtgctgcccaCGATGCCCAG AGGACTCCCTTTTCTCAGTAAGCAGCAAAATAACTGGGAAATCCTGTGAATACAATGGCACGACCTACCATCATGGAGAAATGTTTGTGGCAGAGGGGCTTTTCCAAAACAGGCAAGCAAACCAGTGCGCCCAGTGCAGCTGCTCC GAAGGAAATGTGTACTGTGGGCTGAAGACTTGTCCCAAATTAACTTGCTCTTTCCCAGTTTCCGTTCCGGAGTCCTGCTGTCCAGTCTGCAGAG GAGATGGGGAGTTATCCTGGGAACATGCCGACGGGGACATCTTCCGGCAGCCAGCCAACAGGGAAGCT AGACACTCGTACCACCGCTCCCACTACGACCTGTcgcccagctctgccaggcagGTGGTCAATGTTCCACGATTTCCCAGTGCCAGGAGTAACCGCGGAGTCCTGACAGATCCCCAGCAAGCATCCGGAACAATCGTACAAATTGTCATCAACAACAAGCACAAGCACGGACGAG TTTGTGTTTCAAATGGCAAAACATACTCCCATGGTGAATCCTGGCACCCTAATCTCCGGGCCTTTGGAATCGTGGAGTGTGTGTTGTGCACCTGCAACATCACCAAACAAGAATGTAAGAAAATTCATTGTCCAGAACAATATCCCTGCAAATACCCTCAGAAAGTAGAAGGAAAATGCTGTAAAGTCTGTCCAG aagaagtGCCAAGTCAAAGCTTTGACAACAAAGATTACTTCTGTGGGAAAGAGACATTTCCCGTCTATGAATCCGTTCtcacagaggaaggagaaaccATCAGAAAAATTGCAGTAGAGACTGAAAAGCCACCCCAAATAGAAATACATGTGTGGACAATTAGAAAAG GGATTCTGCGCCACTTCTACATTGAGAAGGTGTCCAAGAGGGAATTTGAAGAACTTCCCTACTTCAAGCAGATAACAAGGACAACCCCTA gccAGTGGAAAATATTTAGCGAGGGAGAAGCTCAGATCAGCCAAATGTGTGAAAGCAGAGTGTGCAGGACTGAGCTCGAGGATTTGGTAAAGGTTTTGTACCTTGAGAAGTCTGAAAAGGGTCACTGTTAA